The stretch of DNA AAGCGCGCCCAAAACGTACCAGCGTGGGTCGTGGTCACCAGTCGTTTTTCGGATAATGCCATTGTTGAAAAAGAGGATTACGCTGCGACATGCTGTGCCATCCACAACATGGCGCTGTATCTATGGGAGCTGGGTGTCGGTATGAAATGGTGCACCGGTTCTATGGCGCACGGCACGCAGTACGCAGAGGCGCTGGGACTCGATGTGGAGGCCGAATATATCGTTGGGATTTTGCGCATCGGCTATCCGTTGAATCAACCCACACAGAAGCGCAAAGCGGCGATCGACATCACGACGATTATGGACTGATTGTATGTCGAATATCGTTACGCGAATGGCCAGCACAGCCGATACGGATTCACTCGCACGTTTGGCCAAGCAGACCTTCTTGGACGCGTTTGAGAAATTCAACGAACCCCAGAACATTCGCGCCTATGTCAAAAGCGCGTTTAGTCCGTCACAAATCGCCGTCGAATTGC from Pseudomonadota bacterium encodes:
- a CDS encoding nitroreductase, with protein sequence MSNQSGASIPDADRVAALLRGRRTLGRFADKPVDRALLLEAIEVARWAPNHHLTEPWHFYVLGPEAISTTIECVRARATEAKGEEMGRRKAKRAQNVPAWVVVTSRFSDNAIVEKEDYAATCCAIHNMALYLWELGVGMKWCTGSMAHGTQYAEALGLDVEAEYIVGILRIGYPLNQPTQKRKAAIDITTIMD